In Eupeodes corollae chromosome 3, idEupCoro1.1, whole genome shotgun sequence, a single genomic region encodes these proteins:
- the LOC129950796 gene encoding vascular endothelial growth factor receptor 1-like, whose product MAREPNTTHLLSKPIIVSNFHGHAFEGETFNLKCSVEDSDDVRYSIRWKTPLDENPKNQLNDINSDILTVKNAQKSDEGNYTCIVQTYLDNPPVNTTYLMAISKKKEIIIYTTGNKTIRSNADENIALNVTYRSFYKVTFNWYGPDLKLIKPTSKYVINQTNLSINLHIKNLTTFDNGEYVLKANNDFDKKDLKFKVLVKSKPQIITKNVYVRAGEQAKVDCAIYAYPLAVATITFFNCQIEPKWPTCEEYVDIPNSTRTSSKASDFAWKNEIFFKTDRPGKMRCTGGNALGENTNDSFILIGDITENMAISIVGEQRLQIAKGDEVTIECAALAYFYSNDLNLFKDNQMIKSGNGVEVNATFSNFTYKKTIKFKVFENQHVGSYECRAKARKIEGGYDSKFLNISDIYEPELPVIVETNVNGLHKRTLGASLELNCEFKGMPKPSITWYKDDKKLNNISTISISRDKTVLKIFSIQLTDEGLYKCEASNRLGHVQSITELKITRMPGLNSEWIVLMVVLIISIIYLGLQIRKETQILLRRKLAGLENFEKGAIEQINPEMSLTEQADLLPYDQRFEFPQNKLKLGKKLGSGAFGVVLKAHAEEIIPEEKTTIVAVKMVKPSADYDVIKALLSELKIMVHLGKHLNVVNLLGAVTKNIFKREVMVIVEYCCYGNIQNYLLQHQTKFVNQINPNTDKIDPTIDFENNRNFINEPNSSDSKEIVYVTEESVRKSMSDEYLIMSNYNPDASDEDMRIINTSDLVSWAFQVTRGMEYLSSRKVLHGDLAARNILLCKDNIVKICDFGLARSMYKTDQYKKQSDSLLPIKWLALESLSHQIYSTYSDVWSFGVMLWEFFSLATVPYPEIPACQLYKKLKDGYRMEKPPYANGEIYDVMLKCWNANPQSRPLFHQLEKIFANMLETDVKNHYEFLNKPYLHTNKEQMRKSKKDYIEFMASPKAMPTV is encoded by the exons ATGGCTCGTGAAC CTAATACAACACATCTGCTGTCAAAACCAATAATCGTATCAAATTTCCATGGACATGCATTTGAAGGAGAAACATTCAATTTGAAATGTTCTGTGGAGGACTCAGACGATGTTCGTTACTCAATAAGATGGAAAACTCCATTAGACGAAAACCCT AAAAACCAACTCAATGACAtaaattctgacattttaactgtcaaaaatgCGCAAAAAAGTGATGAAGGAAACTACACATGCATAGTTCAAACTTATTTAGATAACCCGCCAGTTAATACCACATATTTGATGGCTATTTCCA aaaaaaaggaaattataaTTTACACCACCGGCAACAAAACTATCAGAAGTAATGCCGATGAGAATATAGCCTTAAACGTAACCTATAGGAGCTTCTATAAGGTTACTTTCAACTGGTATGGTCCAGATCTAAAACTTATTAAACCGACTTCAAAATATGTGATCAACCAAactaatttatcaataaatttgcATATCAAAAACCTCACCACCTTCGATAATGGGGAATATGTTCTCAAGGCAAATAAcgattttgataaaaaggaCCTGAAGTTCAAGGTTCTTGTCAAAA GTAAACCCCAGATTATTACGAAAAACGTTTACGTTCGAGCTGGGGAACAAGCCAAAGTAGATTGTGCAATCTATGCCTACCCTTTGGCAGTTGCAACTATTActtttttcaactgtcaaattgaGCCAAAATGGCCAACATGTGAAGAATATGTCGATATACCAAAT TCAACACGAACTTCGTCAAAGGCTTCTGATTTCGCATGGAAAAATGAGATATTCTTCAAAACAGATCGGCCCGGAAAAATGCGTTGTACTGGAGGCAATGCCCTTGGAGAAAACACTAATGACAGTTTCATTCTAATCGGTGATATAACGGAAAATATGGCGATCTCCATAGTTGGTGAACAGCGTCTTCAAATTGCCAAGGGTGATGAAGTGACTATTGAATGTGCCGCTCTGGCTTATTTTTATTCGAATGatctgaatttatttaaagataatCAAATGATCAAAAGTGGCAATGGTGTGGAAGTCAATGctactttttctaattttacttACAAGAAAActataaagtttaaagtttttgaaaatcaacatgTTGGAAGCTATGAGTGTCGGGCAAAAGCTAGAAAAATTGAGGGTGGTTATGATAGCAAATTTCTGAATATCAGTGATATTTACG AACCTGAATTGCCAGTTATCGTTGAAACTAATGTGAATGGACTGCATAAGCGTACTTTGGGGGCGTCCTTGGAGCTTAATTGCGAATTTAAGGGAATGCCCAAACCCAGCATCACATGGTATAAGGATGATAAGAAACTCAACAACATAAGTACAATTTCAATATCGAGAGATAAGACAGTCTTGAAAATATTTAGTATCCAACTTACTGATGAAGGACTATACAAATGTGAGGCTTCAAACCGTTTGGGGCATGTTCAATCAATAACAGAACTAAAGATTACAC GTATGCCTGGATTAAACAGTGAATGGATTGTTTTAATGGTGGTTCTTATAATATCAATCATCTATTTGGGTTTACAAATTAGAAAAGAAACGCAAATTCTCCTTCGAAGGAAATTAGCTGGCCtagaaaatttcgaaaaaggtGCAATTGAACAAATCAATCCCGAAATGTCATTAACTGAACAAGCTGATTTGTTGCCTTATGATCAACGTTTTGAGTTCCctcaaaacaaattgaaattgg gTAAGAAGCTTGGCTCGGGAGCTTTTGGAGTTGTTCTAAAAGCTCATGCAGAGGAAATCATTCCCGAAGAAAAGACAACTATAGTGGCTGTCAAAATGGTTAAACCTTCTGCCGACTACGATGTCATCAAAGCCTTATTGTCAGAATTAAAGATAATGGTTCAtcttggtaaacatttaaatgTTGTCAATTTACTTGGAGctgtaaccaaaaatatttttaaac gTGAAGTTATGGTTATAGTGGAATATTGTTGTTACGGAAACATTCAAAACTATTTACTGCAACATCAGACAAAATTTGTTAATCAAATCAATCCAAATACGGACAAAATTGATCCTACTATtgattttgagaataatcg GAACTTTATAAACGAGCCCAATTCCAGTGATTCAAAGGAAATAGTTTATGTGACAGAAGAAAGTGTACGGAAGTCAATGTCTG ATGAATACCTAATCATGTCAAATTATAATCCTGATGCAAGTGATGAAGATATGCGAATTATCAATACGTCAGATCTTGTTAGTTGGGCATTCCAAGTGACACGAGGTATGGAATACTTGTCATCGAGAAAAGTACTTCATGGTGATTTGGCTGCAAGGAATATACTTTTGTGTAAAgataatattgttaaaatttgtgatTTTGGACTTGCCAGATCAATGTACAAAACTGATCAATATAAAAAGCAAAGTGATTCACTTTTGCCAATAAAATGGTTAGCTTTGGAATCACTTTCTCATCAAATCTATAGCACATATTCTGACGTTTGGTCATTTGGTGTTATGTTATGGGAGTTTTTCTCTCTAGCAACTGTGCCATATCCAGAAATTCCAGCATGTCAATTATACAAGAAACTTAAAGATGGATATCGGATGGAAAAGCCACCTTATGCTAATGGAGAAAT atacGATGTTATGTTGAAGTGCTGGAATGCAAATCCCCAAAGTCGTCCACTTTTCCATCAATTGGAAAAGATATTCGCAAATATGTTGgaaacagatgtcaaaaat cattatgagtttttaaataaaccatATTTACACACCAACAAGGAACAAAtgagaaaatcaaaaaaggacTATATAGAGTTCATGGCTTCACCAAAAGCAATGCCGACTGTTTGA
- the LOC129950797 gene encoding uncharacterized protein K02A2.6-like, producing the protein MGANRRHGSRSNQSNQQQKQTEFAHSINEIEDSQSPRVVIPFALQPKVLTLLHQGHWGVTRMKQMTRRYCWWANVDDIIESTVAKCNDCQSNANRSPKEYSSWTTSENFVIQMSSTIHPLRSIFALEGLSKVIVSDNSTQFTPKEFQQFCQDHSIRHITSAPFHTECNERMVRVFKTAFPKVMTGDRTGDDTLATFLSTFQTTPDEIGISPVEKLHDCPSNFTLCYDSWTKKIY; encoded by the exons ATGGGTGCCAATCGACGTCACGGTAGTCGATCAAATCAGAGtaaccaacaacaaaagcaGACAGAATTTGCACACTCTATCAACGAAATAGAAGAC AGCCAAAGTCCAAGGGTGGTTATACCTTTTGCACTGCAACCTAAAGTGCTAACACTTCTACATCAAGGTCATTGGGGGGTAACTCGGATGAAGCAAATGACCCGCCGATACTGTTGGTGGGCCAATGTTGATGACATCATTGAGTCAACAGTAGCTAAGTGCAATGATTGTCAATCGAATGCAAACCGCTCACCAAAGGAGTATTCCAGTTGGACGACATCAGAAAAC TTTGTCATTCAAATGTCTTCAACTATTCATCCTTTACGTTCCATATTCGCCTTAGAGGGCTTATCAAAAGTCATCGTGTCCGACAATAGCACACAATTTACTCCTAAAGAGTTTCAGCAGTTCTGTCAAGATCATTCAATTCGGCACATAACCTCAGCTCCATTCCACACCGAGTGCAACGAAAGGATGGTAAGAGTTTTTAAAACGGCTTTTCCAAAAGTCATGACTGGAGATAGGACGGGCGATGATACACTCGCCACATTCTTATCCACTTTTCAAACCACACCGGACGAAATTGGAATATCTCCAGTAGAAAAACTTCACGATTGTCCATCAAACTTTACTCTCTGCTATGATTCCTGGACAAAAAAGATTTACTGA
- the LOC129950798 gene encoding vascular endothelial growth factor receptor 1-like — translation MRHERNSKLVIFYGTILWILTISIVKCSAFSVSKSQTISIEDDLNFDNLASSKKAPLVTPTMTEIVLDVGCNYTLRCESNEPITWRTLTPIYLELEINSFQYNNSHDNNSLYGSHLYLKDVTAEFVGYFYCIKESELTEDGDYDTFVEDFKATKIYIFVNDTEVLLVPMSIPIISGHQNEDIIVPCKPTMPETAVELITYDQQVHSSKTYHQYDPKRGFVLQIQGITQSGSYACKPQQPSQFNKKEEVDFLILYSEHESNNPKPTRVPTPQINSNFQGHAVEGKSFNLTCSVETSFDVRLLIRWETPLDKNSLERLSYTNATIDHNENTRHIGKSFLTVTNAQKSDEGFYKCIVQDHSGNIAHNTYLMTILKAGESYINMSEPNNYYTIKTNASKNIMMNVNYRGFPMPRFSWYAPEGKLIQPSKKYEINKTNSSISLQINFVELFDTGDYVLKASNGVDEKELKFTLYVKAKPQVSIENVYVQAGEQARLLCKTHAYPIAKIIWNYTGCNISPKWPSCKNEPVTFNSTRNSSETSKIERINELIFKPGRPGKMQCTAINEQGISSNEGYVLIGDITDNMTVYGVDENLQIAKGDEVIITCAALAYYYSADLDWFKDNQMITNSSGVEIKTTFSNYSYKKTIKFKNIEDEHAGSYECRAGRADSYVDYDSKFLSIIVHEPAAPVLIQTNLKDQYNRKLGDSFEFLCKAAGLPKPTITWYRDDVKLTISNNTIIMEDNTILKIPYIKPDDEGLYKCVASNRLGNVESSSRVKITNMPGLKLKWKIAIVVFVGLLIIFIVYLGVRILNAKEILYQMNLAGLANFEKGALEQINPTMSLDEQAELLPYDRRFEFPRNKLKLGKQLGSGAFGIVLKAHAEGIIPEERETVVAVKMVKRTTADKEVIKALVSELKIMVHLGQHLNVVNLLGAVTKNIAEREIMVIVEYCHYGNVQSFLLQNRKSFINQINPYTDKIDPSISERRFSTTDFVELRRNSVRSQQTEKHVERLNSMYSSGKYDLNEYHVDSYPNEQSALTTIPEGEDQLTSNNTLKSEWRSNNLKADLSNTMPITTSDLVSWAFQVTRGMDYLSSRKVLHGDLAARNILLCEDNVVKICDFGLARSMYKNENYKKQHKALLPIKWLALESISDQVFNTYTDVWSFGIMLWEFFSLATVPYPGIDANQTLYLKLKDGYRMEKPPYANNELYDIMLECWSFNPESRPLFHELEKKFARLLGEEVTNHYVDLNEPYMKINNEILQQSERDYLALMGSPDEVAPPPPRFYVNGNVLLELQNNPSVDS, via the exons ATGAGACATGAAAGAAACTCTAAGCTTGTGATATTTTACGGAACAATACTTTGGATTCTAACGATTTCGATAGTTAAGTGCAGTGCat tttcagTGTCAAAGTCTCAAACTATTAGTATTGAAGATGATCTAAATTTTGATAACTTAGCTTCATCTAAAAAAGCTCCACTTGTAACACCAACCATGACAGAAATAGTTCTCGATGTTGGATGCAATTATACGCTGCGGTGTGAATCAAATGAACCGATCACTTGGCGGACATTAACTCCAATTTATTTGGAATTGGAAATTAACAGTTTCCAATATAATAATTCCCACGACAATAATAGTTTATATGGAAGCCATCTATATTTGAAAGATGTTACTGCAGAATTTGTTGGATATTTCTATTGTATAAAAGAGAGTGAACTTACTGAAGATGGCGATTACGATACGTTCGTTGAGGACTTCAAGGCaaccaaaatttatatttttgttaatg ATACGGAGGTGCTTTTGGTGCCTATGTCAATACCTATTATAAGTGGACATCAAAATGAAGACATAATCGTTCCTTGTAAACCAACTATGCCAGAAACTGCTGTTGAATTAATAACGTATGATCAACAG gtgCATTCCAGCAAAACATACCATCAATATGACCCGAAACGTGGTTTCGTTCTTCAAATACAAGGAATCACTCAATCGGGATCGTACGCATGCAAGCCTCAACAACCatcacaatttaataaaaaggaagaAGTTGACTTTTTGATCTTGTATAGCGAACATGAATCTAATAATC CTAAACCAACACGGGTGCCAACGCCTCAAATCAACTCAAATTTCCAAGGCCATGCTGTTGAAGgtaaatcatttaatttgacATGTTCTGTGGAGACGTCCTTCGATGTTCGTCTTTTGATAAGATGGGAAACACCATTAGACAAAAATTCa CTGGAAAGGTTGTCATATACAAATGCCACCATCGATCATAACGAGAATACTCGTCATATTGGGAAAAGTTTCTTGACTGTAACGAATGCTCAAAAGAGCGACGAAGGCTTTTACAAATGCATAGTTCAGGATCATTCTGGAAATATTGCTCACAACACCTACCTAATGACGATTTTAA AAGCTGGTGAAAGTTACATAAATATGAGCGAACCTAACAACTACTATACGATCAAAACAAACGCTTCCAAAAACATTATGATGAACGTTAATTATCGAGGTTTTCCAATGCCTAGATTCAGCTGGTATGCCCCGGAGGGAAAACTCATTCAACCGAGCAAGAAATACGAGATCAACAAAACCAATTCTTCCATCAGTCTGCAAATCAACTTTGTTGAACTCTTCGATACTGGGGACTATGTGCTCAAGGCCAGTAATGGCGTCGATGAGAAGGAGCTGAAGTTTACACTTTACGTCAAAG ctAAGCCACAAGTCAGTATTGAGAATGTTTACGTTCAGGCTGGTGAACAGGCAAGGCTCTTGTGTAAGACCCACGCTTATCCAATTGCAAAGATTATTTGGAATTACACGGGTTGTAATATAAGTCCAAAATGGCCATCATGTAAAAATGAACCTGTCACTTTTAAT TCAACCCGAAACTCatctgaaacgtcaaaaatcGAGAGGATCAACGAGCTGATCTTTAAACCAGGCCGTCCCGGAAAAATGCAATGTACTGCAATCAATGAACAGGGCATCAGTTCCAACGAAGGCTATGTCTTGATTGGAGACATAACAGACAATATGACTGTATATGGAGTCGATGAGAATCTTCAAATTGCCAAAGGTGATGAGGTGATCATAACTTGTGCAGCTTTGGCCTATTACTACTCTGCTGATCTGGATTGGTTCAAAGATAATCAAATGATCACGAATAGCAGTGGAGTCGAAATAAAGacaacattttctaattattcTTACAAGAAAACCATCAAGTTCAAAAATATCGAAGACGAACATGCTGGAAGCTATGAGTGCCGAGCTGGAAGAGCAGACAGCTATGTGGATTATGATAGCAAGTTCCTAAGCATAATTGTCCATG AACCTGCGGCTCCAGTTTTGATTCAAACCAATTTGAAAGATCAATATAATCGTAAGCTAGGAGATTCCTTTGAATTTCTTTGCAAAGCTGCAGGATTACCCAAACCAACTATCACTTGGTATAGGGATGATGTTAAACTTACTATCAGCAACAATACAATAATTATGGAAGACAACACTATTTTGAAAATACCTTATATCAAACCAGATGATGAAGGTCTTTACAAATGTGTTGCTTCAAACCGCTTGGGAAATGTTGAATCAAGCTCACGAGTGAAGATCACAA ACATGCCTGGGTTGAAACTTAAATGGAAAATTGCAATCGTGGTTTTTGTTGGTCTTCTCATAATTTTCATCGTCTACTTGGGTGTACGCATCCTGAACGCAAAAGAGATCCTTTATCAAATGAATCTGGCCGGTCTGGCAAATTTCGAGAAAGGCGCTCTCGAACAAATCAATCCAACAATGTCATTGGATGAACAAGCTGAACTGTTGCCTTATGACCGACGTTTTGAATTCCCTCggaataaattgaaattag GGAAACAACTTGGTTCCGGAGCTTTTGGAATAGTTCTAAAAGCTCATGCAGAGGGAATCATCCCAGAAGAAAGAGAAACTGTTGTGGCTGTCAAAATGGTCAAACGCACCACTGCCGACAAGGAAGTAATAAAGGCTCTAGTGTCAGAATTGAAAATCATGGTGCATCtgggtcaacatttaaatgttgTCAATTTACTTGGAGCTGTCACAAAAAATATCGCTGAAC GTGAAATAATGGTAATAGTAGAATACTGCCATTATGGAAACGTCCAGAGCTTCTTACTGCAAAATCGAAAAAGTTTCATAAATCAGATCAATCCCTATACAGACAAAATTGATCCGAGCATTTCTGAGAGGAGATTTTCAACTACTGACTTTGTTGAATTACGACG AAATTCTGTAAGGAGCCAACAAACAGAAAAACATGTTGAGCGTTTGAATTCGATGTATTCTTCAGGAAAATACGATTTGAATGAATACCATGTTGACAGTTATCCAAATGAACAAAGTGCTTTGACAACAATTCCTGAAG GTGAAGATCAACTTACATCAAATAATACCCTCAAATCAGAATGGCGTTCAAACAATTTGAAAGCCGATCTATCCAATACAATGCCCATAACAACGTCAGATCTTGTCAGTTGGGCATTTCAAGTGACACGAGGCATGGATTATCTGTCATCGAGAAAAGTTCTCCATGGTGATTTAGCAGCGAGAAATATTCTTCTTTGTGAAGATAATGTTGTGAAGATTTGTGACTTTGGTCTCGCCAGATCGatgtacaaaaatgaaaactacaaaaaacaacataaagcCCTCTTGCCAATAAAATGGTTAGCCTTAGAGTCAATTAGTGACCAAGTCTTCAATACCTATACTGACGTTTGGTCATTTGGTATTATGTTGTGGGAATTTTTCTCCTTAGCAACGGTGCCTTATCCAGGAATAGATGCAAATCAAACATTGTATTTGAAGCTTAAAGATGGCTATCGAATGGAGAAGCCACCTTATGCCAATAATGAATT GTATGACATTATGTTAGAATGTTGGAGCTTCAATCCAGAAAGTCGACCACTTTTTCATGAGCTGGAGAAGAAATTTGCCAGACTTTTGGGAGAAGAAGTTACAAAT cATTATGTGGACCTTAATGAACCTTATATGAAAATCAATAATGAAATACTGCAACAATCTGAAAGAGATTACTTAGCACTGATGGGATCACCAGATGAAGTAGCACCACCTCCACCAAGATTTTATGTCAACGGAAACGTACTTTTAGAACTTC AAAACAATCCTTCTGTAGACTCTTGA